Within the Paracoccus liaowanqingii genome, the region CGTAGATGGAAAGGTCGGCGATATCGGCGCTTGCGTAAAGCTCGATCGCCTTGGGTAGCCCACCCGGAAGGGGACCGTCGATGATGCCCGTGATCACAAGATTTGACATGGCTTGCGCGCCCCTTCAGAGGAAAATTCCTATTCTTGATAGGCTCCAGTCGCATCAGTTTCCTGACAGCGCGTTAACCATTTTGTAATATTCCCGTTACGCCCGGTGCGAAATTGCGGACCTCACAAAAGTAATCGGCAGGTCAGCGTTGGCCACAGGAACGGGCCTAGGTCCAGCGTTCAGTTCCTGAGATCGGACGTCTGCTCTTCCGGTAATCGTCAGTCAAAAGGCGGCAAATTCCACTCTGATGTGCCCGAAGTTCTGAAAGCGCCTTAACTGCTCTGCCTTTTCATTGTCCTCCTCAGCTTCCTTCGACAGACGGTCGGTCACCATCCGATTGAAGGCACCTGCACGTGCAACGAGCTCGGCAATCTCGGCATGAAGGGCCTCTGCCTCTTCCCGTTCCTGTGAGGTGTACGGCCGGGCATCCTCGTCGAGGAGCCTGCGCTCCTGATAGGCGGCCTGCTCCACGGCACTCTTGACCCGCATCCTCATGGAGCGCCCGGCAGAGGTTTCATCAATCAAAAAACGTCCCCTCTCGTGACCTTCGATATTACTCCGTCGCAGTCGGCTATGCCATGGTAGCTTCATTGACCCGCCGAGGTTTGCCACCAATGGAGGTTAATTGGAAGGTGAAGTGCAAAACCCCACTACGTCACCTGGCCATCCGGCACGCGAAAGCTGTAACGATCCACAAAGGGAGCGGTCATGTCATCACTGCCCTTTGACGAGGTCATGTTGTCAAGTCCGGGCGTGGCCGTAAATGATGGATCTCTGCCGTCGGTGCGTCGTCTTGGTAAGAGGCAGTAAGTAGCGCCACAACTTCCATATGCAGATCACCCGACGACCGCATGTTGGTCAAACCCGAGCAAAGGCATTCGCGGAATTGGAGCTATCATCGACGATAATAAACTCGAAGCGCACCCCTGCATTCGGTTGAACCGCCCCGGGTTTACCGGAGAGTAAAACTCTCAAAAGGTGAGCCTCATGACAGACAAGAAACACACTCCGAGCTACACGGCCGAGTTCCGCGCTCGCGGCGTTCGGCTTTTCCACGACCATCGTTCTGATTACAGCAGCGACAGTGCCGCCTACCGGGCAATTGCCTCGAAGCTGGGTTGTTCGCCTTTCAGCCTGCGGGACTGGTGTCGGCGCGCCGCGCGTGATGCAGGCGAACTGTCCGGACCGACGAGCGAGGAGAAAGCACGGATCAAGGTCCTGGAGCGTGAGAACCGTGAACTCAAGCAAGCCAACGAGATCCTGAAGAAGGCCAGCGCATATTTCGCTGCGGCGGAGCTCGACCGCCCATTCCGCAAATGATCGCGTTCATCGATGATCACCGTTGTGTCCATGGTGTCGGGCCGATCTGCCGGGTTTTGGGGATCGCACCATCGACGTTCTTTGCCTTCAAAGCCGTAGAGTGCGATCCCGACCGGGCATCGGACCGGGCCAGGCAGGATCGGCTGGACATGGCCGCGATCAAGCAGGTCTTCGATGGCAGTCGGGGGCGATATGGGGCTCGCAAGGTTTGGCACCAGTTACGCCGCGAAGGGCGCGCCATTGCCCGCTGCACGGTGGAGAGGTTGATGAAGGTGATGGGGTTGCAAGGAGTTGTGCGCGGAAAGAAGGTCATCACCACCAATCCGGATGCGGCACAAGTTTGCCCGGACGATAGGGTGAACCGAGCCTTCGTGGCGGACATGCCGAACCAACTGTGGGTCAGCGACTTCACCTATGTCTCAAGCTGGCAGGGGATGGTCTCGTTCGGGGCCCTGCTCGGACCGATGGCGCACTGGCCCCTCACCTTTCATCATCGACGTCTTCGCCCGCAAGATCGTCGGCTGGCGTGTCTCGACCTCGATGGCGACCGGTTTCGTCTTGGATGCCCTGAACCAGGCCATCTGCCAGAGGGCGCCGTCTGAGGCTGACAAACTGATCCATCACAGCGACCGGGGCAGCCAATATCTGTCGATCCGATACACCGAGCGGCTTGCAGAGGCCGGCATCGACACCTCGGTCGGCAGCGTCGGGGATTCCTATGATAATGCTTTGGCCGAAAGCATCATCGGCCTTTTCAAAACCGAGGTCATCAAGTTCCTCGGCCCCTGGAAGTCCGTTGGTCAGGTCGAATGGGAAACCCTGAAATGGGTCGACTGGTATAACAACACCCGCCTGCACAGCGCCATTGGCTACGTCACGCCGCAAGAAGCAGAAAAGGCCTTCTATGCAAACTTGAACGCTGTCGAAAAAGTAGCCTAATCATTGAACCAGAAACTCTCCGGTAAACCCGGGGCGGTTCAATGCCTGGACATCTGGCAGGCATCACGCGCAGATAAGGGCACCGCAGTCCTGCTCGGCGTCATCGCATTTTTTACCGCCATTGATGCGGTTATACGGAAATGTGGTTGGCGACGTCGATGCGAAGGCCGCCAACGGCACGAGCGTGCTGTACCTGACTTATGAATCCCATCGAGGATTCGGCGGTGCTGCCTCTCTCACGGCTCTCGCGTTTGCTGCACATCGATCAAAACCACGATAATTGGCCGAGGGCATGGCATTGCCCGCTTGCGCCTTGTCTATCAGCAGTTGTAGCATTGAATGCTTTTCTACCTAATAGGTTCGCACGCTCATTCACTCAGCCAAACCAGATTGATAGACAGGAAATGCCATGGAGTTAACCAAGCTTGTCTACGCTTCGAGCCACGGCGGTATTGAAGAAGATACGTTGCGGGAGATCATGCAAGACTCCCGTACTTGGAACGAACAACATGACATCACCGGCTTGCTTGTCGTTGGTGAAGAAGATTTCTTTCAGGTTATCGAGGGCCCGCGGAGCAAAGTGGCGGCTTGCTTTATGCGGATCATGCAGGACTCACGGCACTGTGGCATTCACGTATTGTTGGCGGGACCCATCGCGAACCGGAGTTGTCCGGATTGGCGCCTGCATGAGATCCCCGCTCCCGACCTTACATCCACAATGATTGACCGGTATGGGGTAGATGGCGAGTTTCAACCGCATAGGATGTCAAAAGATCAGATCGAAGGTCTTATTGAAGAATTAGCGACAGCAGTTTGATCCTTGATGAAGACGTTTGGTCGAGCAATCACGGTTTAGTCTGAAACTTTCGACCGATCGCCCCTGATATTACCGAGGGCTTACGCGGACGTTTTGCATATATAATTAAGCCTCGGGGTCCTACTCAAGCATTTCCAAGGTCTGCGCCAAATCGTACAGAAGCAAGATTGGTAAACTGTAGCGCCCGGCATCGGCCAGATCATTCGGTGAATGCATCGGCAATGTTGCCAAGGATTTTTGTCTGGGAGTGGGGCATTGATAAAGCCGGCTTACATAGTTCAAACTGAGATCAGCCATGGCGGGTCGCTTGGGAACGCGAGTACTTCGAACTGTAAAAGGCCTATTGGTGAGATAGTTTCGGTGATAAAAAATTTTGACGGTGAAAAGTGGTACCTTATCCCCGCCACCATGATGAGCGTCTTGGTAAGGCAAATGGCCGGGCTCAACCTTCGATAACTGCTTTGCTCGTACTTACGCTATGTATCTGACAACCCCGGAGAGAGGGTTCGCTCCGGGGTTGTCAGCAAAAGGAAACTCTTGATTAGGAACGCGCCTTTAAGGCGAGTAATCGAACTAAAGTTCCCGTGGAAATTTAGCTTGCTAGTCACTTTGTTCGCGGAGCCATGCCTCGATCTCGGGCTTGGGCGCCCCAAAGAGCATCAGATTGTCGAGTTCCTGAAGGCAGGCGGCCGCGTCCTTGACAGGCTTGGGCCGCTTCCCCGGATCCGCCCGCCATAGCCATGCCACACGGCTCTCCTTG harbors:
- a CDS encoding BLUF domain-containing protein, whose product is MELTKLVYASSHGGIEEDTLREIMQDSRTWNEQHDITGLLVVGEEDFFQVIEGPRSKVAACFMRIMQDSRHCGIHVLLAGPIANRSCPDWRLHEIPAPDLTSTMIDRYGVDGEFQPHRMSKDQIEGLIEELATAV